CGATCGGAAGTTGGCTCGGTTCTTCGACCGAACCGCATCCAAAGATAGGAACCGAGAGCCGGAATTAAGACGTGCGGCTTCAGACAGACTGCGGTTCCAATTGCACACCCCACCAGAAAGGCACGCAGAAATCTTCGTCTGGGTGTTGTCCCATCATAGAGATTTATGGCCACCAGGATCGGCAGGAGCATCCAGACATCGCGTTGGCAGTGGATGTATTCAGACTCGAAAATGTAGAAAAAGGCCCCGGTAATGAGGAAGCAGAAGACCGCCAAGCTCGACAGAGACGATTTCTTCAAGAGTCGGCTCAGCAGCAGCAGAATCGCTGTGATCACCAGCAGATCAATGGCCAGAATCGCCTCGGAAGACCAGCCCAAAAGGGAGCGGATACCCAACTGCAAGAGCATCATGCCTGGCGGATTGGTATCGAGAGTATCCCGATAATGCACGCCTCCCTGCAATACGTTCCAGGCGGCGATGTCGTACAGACTGACATCGACCCAAAGGGGCGTACGCAAGTAAGGCGGGATCCCAAGGATCAGGATAGCCAGCAACAACGCGCCGGCTCCAAACCAGGCGAGGATGGGGCGAATTGAAAAATTCATTCGGGTTCTTCCGTACTATCGATGGTCAGCAGCGACCGGAAAATCCGCGGATCGGTTTTCCAGGTCAAAAAATGGGCTCTTCCATCGGCCATGGCGGCGTAAACGCCATCGAGATGAATACCTCCGAGATCGCTCGAAGGGCCCAGGTAGACCGATTGATCGCGCTTCCATGTACGGAGAGTGGAAGGTCCGCCCTGCAGCCAGGGTCCGGTGAAAAAATCGGTTTCCAAAAAGGCGATAGTCTGTGCCAAGCCGTCTTTGACTTCGACATAGGGAGTTTTTATATCGGGTTCGAAGAGACCGCGTAGCTGTTCGGAATTCCATTTGGGCAGGGCCGCACCGTTCTCCAGGCCGCCGTTAGCGACGTAATTGGTAATGGCGAAGCCCTCGGCCGTGACCGGCTTCTTCGTGGCCGGGACAATCAGGTGTTTGGCTTTCTGGGTGGCCAGTTCCCGATTACTTCCCAAATTCCACTTCTGGTCCTTGTCTATCTGGCTCCAAAGTTTGGTCATCCCGGTTTTTTCATCGAAATTCGCGTTCTCGGTGGTACGATCCAGGGAATGCACGAAATAGGCGTACAGGCTGAGGCGTTCGTCCCGTTTCAACGCGGGGTTTGGTAGCGTGCCGGAGGGGAAATAGTCGATGGATTCGGGCTTGATCACACTACCGGGATCGGTACAGTGCATCATCGCAAAACCGATCTGCCGGATATTGTTTTCCGAGTACTTGCGGTCGCCGACATTCCGGGCGTAACCCAGAAATGTGAGAATGAGGCCAAGCCCGAAAACTCCCAGACCGACGACGGCTATCAGTACAAGTAATCTCGCAAACATCCTTCATCCGGTATATAAGAAACTTGGATCGTCCTCTACCGTGTATGATAGTGGGAAGATTGAAATGAGGGACTTCGATGACCAGCAATAAGTTGATTATCGGCGGCGCGTTGGCCTTACTGGCAGGAGCAGTCGTGATGTTCACGAATTCCAGTTCGAGTAAAGAACTACCCGAACAAATCACTTCCGCCAAATCGGGACAATCTTCCAAACCGCTTGCCTCAACCTGGGAAGCCGGCGAACCGGCCCCTTTCGATCCCGATCGGGCGATGAAATACCTCAAGCAACTTTGCGATCTCGGCCCGCGCATCAGCGGCAGCGACGGCATGGCCAAAATGCAGGATCTGCTGAAGAAGCACTTCGAAAATCTCGGTGCAAAAGTCACTTTTCAGAAATTTGAAGGCAAACAGCGTTCGCAGCCGAAATCGGTTCCCATGGCCAACATGATCATCAGCTGGAATCCCGAAAGTAAAACCCGGGTGATCCTCTGCGGGCACTACGATACCCGTCCCATTGCGGATCAGGAAAGACGCCGGGAAGACTGGACTCGACCTTTCCTCAGCGCGAACGATGGCACTTCCACCGTCGCACTGTTAATGGAGTTGGGCAATCACATGAAAAAAGCTCCCAAGATGAAGGTCGGGGTGGACTTTGTGATTTTCGACGGGGAAGAATGGATGTTCGATCCCAAGCGGGATAAATTCTTTCTCGGTTCGGATTACTTCGCGGATAATTATCGCGATCATCGCCCGGCCTACACCTACAAATCGGCAATTCTGCTCGATCTGTTCGCCGGGATTAATACCCGTTTCCCCTGGGAAGAAAATTCCCGATTTGAAGCCGGCGGCCTGATGGAAGAAGTCTGGGATATCGCCAAAGAATTGAACGTTAAGGAATTCGTCTTCGAACGAGGCGACGCCGTGCTCGACGACCACATGGGGCTGAACCGCGTTGGCATCAAAGCGATCGACATCATCGATTTCAGCTACCCGCACTGGCACAAATTGACCGATTTGCCGGAAAACTGTTCCGGCGAGAGCATGGCCAAGGTGGCAAAAGTGCTGAGTGTCTGGTTGCAGAGGACAAAATAATCCGTTAGGCTGAATTAGATACCCAGGAAATGAAGGATTATTTCCGGTCCGCTACCACCAGCATCTACCGAGAAAGCGATCCGTGAGTACTTCGGAAATTATCTTTGGCCTGGGTTTCGCAGTTATCCTGGCGGTCACGGCCTGCTATACGGCTCGCATTCCGTTCCGAATTTTCCGTCGCCTGCGCTCCCACGAAATCATCCCCAGCGACGAACGCAAATACCTGCAAAAACAGGCTCGCCTCCGGCTGGTCAACAGCGTTTTCATGCTCATTCTCGGGGGTTTCTTGGCTTGGACTTACCTCTCGGGTATGGAGCGGCGGGCGGGCGAACTGGTTCAGAAAGTGGATGCTTCCAAGCAGAATAATATCGAAATTCCGGAAGCCGAAAAAGAAATCGATAAAGCCTTCTTTAAGAACTACTTCTACTGCTGGATAGCCATCGTCATCTTGCTTTTTGGCATAGTGGCTATCGCTTTCATCGATCTGATGTCGACCCGCAAATATGCCTGGCAGCAGATGGTCCTTTTGAAGGATGACCATAAAGCCAAGCTCGAGCGGGATTTAGCTATGTACCGGCAGCAGATGAACGACCGCCGGCGCGGCTTGAATCGGAAATAGACTACTTTTTGAAGAAGTTCGTCAGCTCGATTTCTTCAAAGGGATTCTTAGTCGCCGAGCGGTCACCTCCCACCGACACGTGCATCACCCGGCGGCTCGGTTCAAAAACCACGGCATGAATCGTCGATTTCCCCTGATTGACGCGATCCAGCGATTTGACCACATCCGGGACCCCATACTTATCGTCACACTTCTGGCATTCCTGCAGCTTGGCATAGCGATCACATTTTTTATGGACCGAAAGCTCTTCGGTGCGAAAGTGGTTCGTAGTGCAGCAGACCCCGTTTTCGGCGGTGCGCGGCACCACGTTCTTCGTGGTCACTTCCAGCACCCGGCCACCGGATTTATCGCAGAGCGTTAAGACGTACATGCCAGTACGTTTTGCTTCCCGAACCAATTTTTCCGCCTGATCGAGATTCTCGCATTCTTCCATCACCCGGCGAAACAAAAGCAGCATGGGAGTTCCCGTAACATCCAAAGGCGGGGTTTTGTCCTTCGTCGCATAGATTTCATTAATCGTGAGACAGAGCCCGGAATCATTCATCGCGGTGACCACACCGATGAGCGGAGAAATAGTCAGTGCGGCAAAAGCATGCTTCCCCTTGGGCTTTTCGACAACGATCAGCGAATGCTGCGCCAGCCCTTCGAACGGCGGCCAATCCAGGAGTCGGCCAAAGAGCGGTTCGCCGGTTTGGCTACGCGTCTTTTCGACGATCAGCGTGGAGCAGCCACCGATTTTTTTCAGATCGGCCACGGTATTCGCAAATATGAGCAATTTGAGATCGATTCCCGAGGCTTTGGCGGCACTTTCGATTTCGGTACGGTGATCTTTCGGGAATGAATCGAGCATGCCCGCACTCATTTTCAAGAGCAGCGGATAGGCCGATTTGAAGCCAATGGAGTCGACGAAACCATCAATTTGCTTGAGCAGATTTTTACCTTGAGACATGGCAATGGCCCCGTACTGCTTCCCGAGTTCCTCGGGTGTGCCCTCGACGACGAGAACGGGAATGCCTTTGACGTACTGAAGCTTACCCGGTCCTTCGGTTTGCTCCTTGTAAACGAATTTGGAATGGGCGTCCTGGGCGAAGAGAGGAAAGCTGCTTGCTAAACACAAAACGAATGACCAGAGATAGCGCATCGCGAACTCCTAATTATTCATCGCGGGCGGCCACCTCCGATACGACTTCAAATTCACTAATCAGAGGCTTCAGCATAGCATAGATGGCAAAACCAAATGTTCCACCAACCATCAAAAACGGGATCAGCGGATCCGTTGATTCGTTAGTCCCCGGCTTGGCAATCAAGACGTTGGTTACCGAATAAAACATGGCGAGCGGGCAGATGGTGGAGGCCAGCGAAAGGGCTGGTGCCGGCCGCCCGGAGCTCAAGACCCACCAGAACCCCCCAATTCCAAGCAGCAGGAAGCCG
The genomic region above belongs to Telmatocola sphagniphila and contains:
- a CDS encoding M28 family peptidase, which encodes MTSNKLIIGGALALLAGAVVMFTNSSSSKELPEQITSAKSGQSSKPLASTWEAGEPAPFDPDRAMKYLKQLCDLGPRISGSDGMAKMQDLLKKHFENLGAKVTFQKFEGKQRSQPKSVPMANMIISWNPESKTRVILCGHYDTRPIADQERRREDWTRPFLSANDGTSTVALLMELGNHMKKAPKMKVGVDFVIFDGEEWMFDPKRDKFFLGSDYFADNYRDHRPAYTYKSAILLDLFAGINTRFPWEENSRFEAGGLMEEVWDIAKELNVKEFVFERGDAVLDDHMGLNRVGIKAIDIIDFSYPHWHKLTDLPENCSGESMAKVAKVLSVWLQRTK
- a CDS encoding C45 family peptidase: MRYLWSFVLCLASSFPLFAQDAHSKFVYKEQTEGPGKLQYVKGIPVLVVEGTPEELGKQYGAIAMSQGKNLLKQIDGFVDSIGFKSAYPLLLKMSAGMLDSFPKDHRTEIESAAKASGIDLKLLIFANTVADLKKIGGCSTLIVEKTRSQTGEPLFGRLLDWPPFEGLAQHSLIVVEKPKGKHAFAALTISPLIGVVTAMNDSGLCLTINEIYATKDKTPPLDVTGTPMLLLFRRVMEECENLDQAEKLVREAKRTGMYVLTLCDKSGGRVLEVTTKNVVPRTAENGVCCTTNHFRTEELSVHKKCDRYAKLQECQKCDDKYGVPDVVKSLDRVNQGKSTIHAVVFEPSRRVMHVSVGGDRSATKNPFEEIELTNFFKK